In Candidatus Eremiobacteraceae bacterium, one genomic interval encodes:
- a CDS encoding metal-dependent transcriptional regulator — protein sequence MPTQRALNSALKTPLVEPLDEPEVSPNVEMYLKTIVRLKRDGEPVSTSAIAAELSVSAASASAMLKKLDADGYVKHDGRHGVFPTPAGAKIGALTLRRQRLAERLLVDHLGIPWEFAYAEACRLEHAISPLVERHLYRFTGEPTTCPHGHAIPREDGSLWDHDDVVDLVELPVGVSAKVLEVKHDMPELLRYLAQIGLRPGTAVVVEKFERAVGLLNLRVNGKTHSVSTQLAGAITVKHPHPKASKGK from the coding sequence ATGCCCACGCAACGCGCGCTCAACTCCGCCCTCAAGACTCCCCTGGTCGAGCCGCTCGACGAGCCTGAGGTCAGTCCCAACGTCGAGATGTACCTCAAGACGATCGTGCGCCTCAAGCGGGACGGCGAGCCCGTCTCGACCTCGGCGATTGCCGCCGAGCTCTCCGTCTCCGCCGCGTCCGCATCCGCGATGCTCAAGAAGCTCGACGCCGACGGCTACGTCAAGCACGACGGACGCCACGGCGTGTTCCCGACGCCAGCCGGCGCGAAGATCGGCGCCCTCACGTTGCGCCGCCAGCGTTTGGCCGAGCGACTGCTGGTCGATCATCTCGGCATCCCATGGGAGTTCGCCTACGCGGAGGCATGCCGCCTCGAGCACGCGATCTCGCCGCTGGTCGAACGTCATCTCTATCGCTTTACGGGCGAGCCGACGACCTGTCCGCACGGCCACGCGATTCCACGCGAAGACGGCTCGCTGTGGGACCATGATGACGTGGTCGACCTCGTCGAGCTGCCGGTCGGCGTGAGCGCCAAGGTGCTCGAGGTCAAGCACGATATGCCCGAGCTGCTCAGGTATCTCGCGCAGATCGGCTTGCGGCCGGGCACAGCGGTAGTCGTCGAGAAATTCGAGCGCGCCGTCGGGCTGCTGAACCTGCGCGTCAACGGCAAGACCCATTCGGTGAGCACGCAGCTCGCCGGCGCGATCACCGTCAAACATCCGCACCCGAAAGCCTCGAAAGGCAAGTAA
- the add gene encoding adenosine deaminase encodes MSPITREWIRGLPKPELHVHLEGTISPEAYVRIAKRNGIEPNEDPAAMFKCTDFESFLRAFLKVVRVLRQPQDFAEITYDYLKSAAADGVRHVELFLSPATQRKFVPDLNLEHLVHAVAEACGRAESNFGMSSLLLFDMVRNLGEGDAFEDLELAQRCRGYRVVGVGLGGDERNFPARDFQAAFAKAEELGLHRTVHAGEAAGPESIKDAVELLHAERIGHGVSARGDKATMELLRANSVAIDACPTSNVVTGAVRHIKAHPLYEFLSEGLLVTLSSDDPAFFGASLVDEYVELADQGFPQIELVNLARNGFKASFAPAQLKRTWLGEIDRYVTSE; translated from the coding sequence ATGAGCCCCATAACCCGCGAATGGATCCGCGGGCTGCCCAAACCCGAGCTCCACGTGCATCTCGAAGGCACCATCTCGCCTGAAGCGTACGTGCGCATCGCCAAGCGCAACGGCATCGAGCCCAACGAGGATCCCGCCGCGATGTTCAAATGTACGGACTTCGAGTCGTTCTTGCGCGCGTTTCTCAAAGTCGTCCGCGTGCTGAGGCAGCCGCAAGATTTCGCCGAAATAACATACGACTATCTCAAATCGGCCGCGGCCGATGGCGTGCGTCATGTCGAGCTTTTTCTATCGCCGGCGACGCAACGCAAGTTCGTACCGGACCTGAATCTCGAACACCTCGTTCACGCCGTTGCCGAAGCGTGCGGACGTGCCGAAAGCAATTTCGGCATGTCGTCGCTGCTGCTTTTCGACATGGTGCGCAACCTTGGTGAGGGCGACGCCTTTGAAGATCTCGAGCTAGCCCAACGTTGCAGGGGCTATCGCGTCGTCGGCGTCGGTCTGGGCGGCGACGAACGTAACTTCCCAGCGCGCGACTTTCAAGCCGCGTTCGCCAAAGCAGAAGAGCTGGGCTTGCACCGAACCGTACACGCGGGCGAGGCCGCCGGACCCGAGAGCATCAAAGACGCGGTCGAGCTGCTCCACGCCGAGCGTATCGGCCACGGCGTGAGCGCTCGTGGGGACAAGGCGACGATGGAACTGCTGCGCGCCAACTCGGTCGCCATCGACGCCTGCCCGACCAGCAACGTCGTCACCGGCGCCGTGCGCCACATCAAGGCGCACCCGCTCTACGAGTTCCTCAGCGAAGGGCTGCTCGTCACGCTGAGCTCGGATGATCCGGCGTTTTTCGGCGCGTCGCTGGTGGACGAATACGTCGAGCTGGCGGACCAAGGCTTCCCGCAGATCGAGCTCGTCAACCTTGCCCGGAACGGTTTCAAAGCATCGTTCGCTCCAGCGCAGCTGAAGCGAACGTGGCTTGGGGAGATCGACCGGTACGTTACTTCGGAATGA